The Kribbella shirazensis genomic interval CGGACGCTGACCCGGTCGTGGTCGAGCTCGAACCCGAGGCGGTACCGGCCGGACACGTCGTTGAACGGCGAGACGTAGAACTCCTTGGTGGTCTCGTCAGTGCCGCGCTCGTCCGGGCGGAGCAGATAGGCGTGCCGCTCGCCGTACGTGTTGTGCACCTCCGCGACGACGTACGGGCTGTCGACGCACCAGAACACGGTCAGTGGGTCGAAGACGTGACCCAGTGTGCGGGCGTTGGCCAGCATGACGACGCGGCCGTCGTACTCGATGCCGTGACCGGCCAGGTAACGCCGCAGATCGGCCTTGATCGTCGGGCCGCGGCCGCCGAGATGGTCGCGTACGTCGAACCGCGCGAACGGGCGGAGATACCAGGGCAGCCTCGGTACGTCGTCGAGGTCGACCAGCCACTGGTACACGCGGTGCCGGAACGCGTGCCGGATCGGAACGGACCG includes:
- a CDS encoding DUF1365 domain-containing protein, producing the protein MAPTLPAIVTGFVRHGRSVPIRHAFRHRVYQWLVDLDDVPRLPWYLRPFARFDVRDHLGGRGPTIKADLRRYLAGHGIEYDGRVVMLANARTLGHVFDPLTVFWCVDSPYVVAEVHNTYGERHAYLLRPDERGTDETTKEFYVSPFNDVSGRYRLGFELDHDRVSVRVSLTRGGRTVFGASFDGVPRPATRRSIVATAVRMPLMPHRVSALIRLHGVWLWARRLPVVPRPEHRLQEGIR